One window of the Betta splendens chromosome 21, fBetSpl5.4, whole genome shotgun sequence genome contains the following:
- the LOC114846767 gene encoding toll-like receptor 7, translated as MYTMTIEHWMKLLLFCLYCHYEINPAAGKPEWKSPQFPCDVTFNTSYATIDCKGRHLHKVPHGIPSFASHLILNENLIENITTNSFSNLSNLSILDLSWANRKDAMKIDVKAFNNLTKLYHLKLTGIHLKEIPRNIPPSVKILELNYNHIVFFNNRNLKSLENVTHLWISKNCYTWNPCKTSVNITEDSFKVITKLLALDLSFNNLTEVPKGLPHSLKMLKLGSNKIHCISENDFYGLLNIETLHLQGNCPRCQNAPYPCVPCPNGSLDIHPNAFHNLTQLQYLHLAGNSLDYLNPSWFLKLSKLKELYLSFNFLTKVITDNATFLRYIPKIEKIDLSFNFELKKYPKTVKLSEEFSKLRFLRTLHLMGLVFQSIEPDTLRPLYKLENLTALNLGTNFIINCNASIFSQLPQLKMIYLAENRLYPVTDNSPPHVSGCYSGRSDLTISTLLLPHQKDFAIELSHGLIKQECFNSGRVLILSSNNLFFISSKQFEGYGNIACLNLSGNGFSAALNGTEFSALPNVTYLDLSNNRIDLAFDNAFKELNKLQVLDISYNSHYFEAYGVTNNLNFLKNLPYLRVLNMSHNSISRLSTKQMYSKSLSELQFTNNNLGKLWKERDHSYNMLFTHLTNLTILDISHNRITKISHHVYDSLPHNLTLLRISHNSLTDFRWDRLKAFCHLKLLDLSFNKFTNVTGINANISQTLAFLDLSHNYILELDFTFNKGPNSLTTLSLSNNKLTTINQSTFQLGSDFHIQTLFLQRNPFECTCDLFNLILWIKNSGVKIPRLTPDVTCGAPENRKGQLLIHFDINQCVNNNMTFQLYILTMSFIATFMLVATAAHLFYWDASYLIHYLKAKLKGYKPFNSPDCIYDVFVTYDTKDSQVSEWVMRNLRVKLEDEGEKHLPLCLEDRDWAPGVPLIDNLTQSIRYSRKTLFILTEGYVKTGVFKLAMYLAHQRLLDENVDVIVLLMLEPVLQHSPFLRLRRRLCGKSVLEWPRTAAAEPWFWQNLRNLVRVDNQVIYSKTYSKYFTIK; from the exons ATGTACACAATG ACCATCGAACATTGGATGAAattgctgctgttctgtctgtaCTGCCATTATGAGATCAATCCTGCGGCAGGTAAACCTGAATGGAAGTCACCTCAGTTCCCTTGTGATGTCACCTTCAACACTTCTTACGCCACGATTGACTGCAAAGGACGTCATCTGCATAAAGTACCTCATGGGATACCAAGCTTTGCATCTCACCTCATCTTAAATGAAAACTTAATTGAAAATATCACAACTAATTCATTTTCTAATCTGTCTAATCTCAGTATACTTGATCTCAGCTGGGCAAACAGAAAGGATGCAATGAAGATTGATGTGAAAGCTTTCAATAACCTGACAAAACTCTATCATCTCAAACTAACAGGCATTCATCTTAAAGAAATTCCCAGGAATATCCCTCCTAGTGTGAAAATCCTTGAGCTAAACTACAAccacattgtgttttttaataacAGAAACCTTAAGAGTTTAGAAAATGTCACGCACCTGTGGATATCCAAGAACTGCTACACCTGGAACCCTTGTAAAACGTCGGTTAACATTACAGAAGATAGTTTTAAGGTCATAACCAAACTACTGGCTCTGGATTTGTCCTTTAACAACTTGACCGAGGTTCCCAAAGGATTACCTCACTCACTAAAAATGTTAAAACTAGGCTCTAACAAAATTCACTGCATATCTGAAAATGACTTTTATGGACTACTTAACATCGAAACTCTACACCTACAAGGGAACTGTCCAAGATGTCAAAATGCTCCATATCCATGTGTTCCATGTCCAAATGGTTCTCTTGACATCCATCCAAATGCTTTTCACAATTTAACACAGCTTCAATATTTGCACCTCGCAGGAAACTCACTAGATTATCTGAACCCGTCTTGGTTTTTGAAGCTGTCCAAGCTTAAAGAATTGTATCTATCATTTAACTTTTTAACAAAGGTAATTACTGATAATGCAACATTCCTAAGATACATtcctaaaatagaaaaaatTGATCTGTCTTTCAACTTTGAGCTGAAGAAGTACCCGAAAACTGTCAAGCTTTCAGAAGAATTTTCCAAACTTAGGTTTCTAAGGACTTTACATTTGATGGGACTGGTCTTCCAGAGTATTGAACCAGACACACTCAGACCTTTGTACAAACTTGAAAATCTGACTGCATTGAACCTGGGAACTAATTTCATCATCAACTGTAACGCCTCCATCTTCAGCCAACTACCCCAACTCAAAATGATATACCTTGCAGAAAACCGCCTGTACCCTGTTACAGACAACAGTCCCCCACATGTGAGTGGCTGCTACAGTGGTAGGTCAGATCTTACCATTTCAACATTATTATTACCCCATCAAAAAGACTTTGCTATTGAACTATCTCATGGTCTGATCAAACAAGAGTGCTTCAACTCTGGACGAGTACTAATCCTCAGCTCAAATAATCTGTTCTTCATTTCATCTAAGCAATTTGAGGGCTATGGAAACATTGCATGTCTCAACCTATCAGGAAACGGATTTTCAGCAGCACTGAATGGCACAGAGTTCTCCGCGCTGCCTAATGTGACATACCTGGATCTGTCCAACAATAGGATTGATCTGGCTTTTGACAATGCCTTCAAAGAACTAAACAAACTTCAAGTACTAGACATCAGTTATAATTCACACTACTTTGAAGCATATGGGGTAACAAATAAtctaaactttttaaaaaatctaCCATATCTCAGAGTCTTAAATATGAGTCATAATTCAATTTCCAGGTTATCAACCAAACAGATGTATAGCAAATCATTGTCAGAACTTCAGTTTACAAATAATAATCTTGGAAAACTTTGGAAAGAAAGGGACCACTCGTACAATATGCTTTTTACTCATCTCACAAATTTGACTATTTTAGATATATCACATAACAGAATTACAAAGATTTCACACCATGTTTATGATTCCTTGCCACATAATCTCACCCTACTACGCATAAGCCATAACTCCCTCACCGATTTCAGATGGGATCGCCTGAAGGCTTTCTGTCACCTCAAATTATTAGACCTAAGTTTTAATAAGTTCACTAATGTGACAGGCATAAATGCAAACATTAGTCAAACTTTGGCTTTTCTGGACTTGAGTCATAACTACATTTTGGAGCTTGACTTTACATTCAACAAAGGTCCAAATAGCCTGACGACTCTAAGTCTTAGCAACAACAAACTCACTACCATCAATCAATCTACCTTCCAATTAGGATCTGATTTTCACATTCAGACCTTGTTCTTACAAAGAAACCCTTTTGAATGTACCTGTGACTTATTCAATTTAATTCTGTGGATTAAAAACAGTGGTGTAAAGATTCCAAGACTGACCCCAGATGTGACCTGTGGAGCTCCAGAAAATCGGAAAGGTCAACTGCTGATACATTTTGACATCAACCAGTGTGTCAATAACAACATGACATTCCAGCTTTATATTCTCACAATGTCCTTCATTGCTACTTTTATGTTAGTAGCAACTGCTGCTCACTTATTTTACTGGGATGCTTCCTATCTAATACACTATTTGAAAGCTAAACTGAAGGGATACAAACCCTTCAACTCACCAGACTGCATATATGACGTCTTTGTGACTTATGACACCAAAGACTCACAAGTGTCTGAGTGGGTGATGAGAAACCTGCGAGTGAAACTGGAAGACGAAGGAGAGAAGCAtcttcctctgtgtttggaGGACAGAGATTGGGCCCCAGGAGTCCCACTGATAGACAACCTCACTCAGAGCATTCGATATAGTCGCAAGACTCTGTTTATTCTAACAGAGGGGTATGTTAAGACCGGAGTTTTCAAACTGGCAATGTATCTGGCCCACCAAAGACTTTTGGATGAAAATGTGGATGTGATTGTGCTGCTAATGCTAGAGCCCGTCCTACAACACTCTCCCTTCCTGCGCCTCAGAAGAAGGCTGTGTGGGAAAAGTGTCCTAGAGTGGCCGAGAACAGCAGCCGCAGAACCCTGGTTTTGGCAAAACCTGAGGAACCTTGTGAGAGTAGACAATCAGGTGATCTACAGTAAGACATATTCCAAGTACTTCACCATCAAGTGA
- the tlr7 gene encoding toll-like receptor 7, which yields MLSHLMFVTLLALWSCLFVLTVNISYPKTLPCDVSENSNRTVVDCTDRNLKEIPVGIPKNTNYLTLTINHIPQLNSSSFAGLENLTEIDMRCNCVPIKIGPKDRMCTESVTIKENTFTSLRSLRALYLDGNQLNSIPKGLPSNLILLSLEVNNIFYLSKANLSEIRNVEMLYLGQNCYFRNPCNVSYDIEDDAFLQLNNLTLLSLKSNNLSFIPRQLPGGLKELYLYNNNIHEFTDDDFKNLTNLEILDISGNCPRCYNAPFPCKSCLNNSPLNISNGAFKMLTKLKTLRLHSNSLTNVKNEWFKMTTELRVLDLSSNFLAREIGVANFPRYLSKLEELDLSFNYELQRYPQTLTLSKSFSYLKSLKILRLKGFVFQQLESQSIAPLTSLTKLEVVDLGTNFIKMTNLSILMELKSFKIISLSDNKISSPSDGHSIVGFSGGQPFDWSPMSAENEYQNNEVREIHYFRYDEYARSCKNKDKELGVKTSFVNKNCSQFGKTLDVSRNNIFFLNSRFLNLGELRCLNLSGNAMSQSLNGSEFTYLTNLQYLDFSSNRLDLLYSTAFQELKSLVILDISNNNHYFESEGITHMLNFTRNLNKLKVLKMNHNKISTSTNTEMESNSLERLEFRDNRLDMLWRDGDTRYVNYFKNLHNLVVLDISYNNLNFIPEEVFSNMPNNLSELYIRKNRFKSFMWGKLTFLRSLTVLDLSGNSLSSVPKILSNCAKSLKKLILHNNQIIKLTPDFLKDSHNLKYLDLSFNHIMHIEKSSFPDDVVDQMDMLLLHNNNFQCTCNATWLVTWLNSTTVTIPRLATDVTCAAPGAQKGHPVISVDLQACQHHYLLIILYTIMTSLLLSFITLSISSHLFLWDVWYIYHFCSAKLKGYSRLYSQSSTYDAFVIYDTDDPAVSEWVIKEMCVHLEKCGDRHLKLCLEERDWIPGCPLIDNLSQSIHRSKRTVFILTNKYIKSGNFKNAFYIAHQRLMDEKNDVIVLILLEKVPCNSKYLKLRKKLYKRSVLEWPANPQAQPYFWFSLRSVLATEGHKQYNNLFKETL from the exons ATGCTCTCCCATCTG ATGTTTGTCACACTGCTGGCGTTGTGGAGTTGTCTCTTCGTATTGACAGTTAACATTTCATATCCAAAAACGCTGCCATGTGATGTTAGCGAGAACAGCAACAGAACTGTAGTAGACTGCACCGACAGAAACCTCAAAGAAATCCCCGTTGGCATCCCCAAGAACACCAACTATCTGACTCTCACCATCAACCACATTCCTCAATTaaactcctcctcctttgccGGCCTTGAGAACCTGACTGAGATTGACATGAGATGCAACTGCGTGCCCATCAAAATTGGTCCCAAGGATCGCATGTGCACAGAAAGCGTGACGATAAAGGAAAACACCTTCACCAGCCTCAGGAGTCTGCGAGCGCTGTACCTAGATGGCAATCAGCTCAACAGTATACCTAAAGGACTGCCTTCAAATCTAATTCTGCTGAGTCTGGAAGTGAATAATATTTTCTACCTGTCTAAAGCAAACCTGTCTGAGATCAGGAATGTAGAGATGCTCTACCTCGGTCAAAACTGCTATTTTCGTAATCCCTGTAATGTGTCCTATGATATAGAGGATGATGCATTTTTACAGCTAAACAATTTGACATTGTTATCGCTTAAATCTAACAACTTATCCTTCATTCCACGTCAACTACCTGGAGGTCTGAAGGAGTTGTATCTGTACAACAATAACATTCATGAATTCACTGATGACGACTTTAAAAATTTAACTAACCTTGAGATTTTAGATATTAGCGGAAATTGTCCTCGATGCTACAATGCCCCTTTCCCTTGCAAATCATGCCTGAATAATTCCCCACTAAATATCAGCAATGGGGCTTTTAAAATGTTGACAAAACTAAAGACACTCCGCCTGCATAGTAACTCCTtgacaaatgtaaaaaatgagTGGTTTAAAATGACAACTGAGCTGAGAGTGCTTGACCTCTCATCAAACTTTTTGGCAAGAGAGATAGGAGTGGCCAACTTTCCACGATACTTAAGCAAACTCGAAGAACTAGACCTTTCATTTAACTATGAGCTCCAGCGTTATCCTCAAACACTGACACTCAGCAAAAGTTTCTCTTATCTTAAATCCCTGAAAATACTAAGACTGAAGGGttttgtgtttcagcagctggagtcACAGAGTATAGCCCCTTTAACGTCTCTCACGAAATTGGAGGTTGTGGATCTAGGTACAAACTTCATCAAAATGACAAATCTGAGTATTTTAATGGaattaaaaagctttaaaataatCAGCCTGTCTGACAACAAAATATCATCTCCCTCCGATGGCCATAGCATTGTAGGTTTCTCTGGAGGACAACCATTCGACTGGTCTCCAATGTCGGCAGAAAATGAGTACCAAAATAATGAAGTAAGAGAGATACATTACTTCAGATATGATGAATATGCTCGcagctgcaaaaacaaagacaaagaactTGGAGTTAAGACGTCCTTTGTCAATAAAAATTGCAGTCAGTTTGGCAAAACCTTAGATGTGAGCAGAAACAACATATTCTTTTTGAATTCAAGATTTTTAAACCTTGGTGAGCTGAGATGTCTCAATCTGTCAGGGAATGCAATGAGCCAAAGCCTAAATGGGTCCGAATTTACCTATCTGACAAACTTACAATATCTGGACTTCTCATCGAATCGCCTGGACCTGCTCTACTCTACTGCATTTCAGGAGCTCAAAAGCCTGGTCATCCTAGATATTAGCAACAACAACCATTATTTTGAATCAGAGGGCATAACTCACATGTTGAATTTCACTAGAAATTTAAACAAACTTAAGGTACTGAAGATGAACCATAACAAGATCTCTACATCTACCAACACAGAGATGGAAAGCAATTCTCTAGAGAGGTTAGAGTTCAGAGATAACCGCTTAGATATGTTGTGGAGAGATGGGGATACCAGATATGTCAATTATTTCAAGAACTTACATAATCTGGTTGTCCTTGACATCTCTTATAACAATCTCAACTTCATTCCAGAAGAAGTGTTCAGCAATATGCCCAACAATCTGTCTGAGCTGTATATCAGGAAGAATAGGTTCAAATCATTTATGTGGGGGAAACTAACCTTTCTACGTTCCCTGACAGTGTTAGATCTCAGTGGAAACAGTTTAAGTAGTGTTCCAAAAATACTGTCAAACTGTGCCAAATCACTCAAGAAGCTCATTTTACATAATAACCAAATCATAAAGCTAACACCAGATTTCCTCAAAGATTCTCATAACTTAAAATATCTGGATCTAAGTTTTAACCACATTATGCACATTGAAAAATCTAGCTTTCCAGATGATGTTGTTGATCAGATGGACATGCTACTTCTGCACAACAACAATTTCCAGTGCACATGCAATGCCACTTGGTTGGTCACATGGCTCAACTCTACCACAGTGACCATCCCCAGACTGGCCACAGACGTGACCTGTGCTGCTCCAGGGGCACAAAAGGGTCACCCAGTTATCTCAGTGGACCTGCAAGCCTGCCAGCACCACTACCTGTTAATCATACTCTACACTATTATGACTTCCCTCTTGCTCAGTTTCATCACCCTGTCCATCTCCAGCCATCTTTTCCTGTGGGATGTCTGGTACATTTACCACTTCTGCAGTGCAAAGCTCAAAGGTTACAGCCGCCTGTACTCTCAAAGCTCTACATATGATGCGTTTGTGATATATGACACAGATGATCCTGCAGTGTCAGAGTGGGTGATAAAGGAAATGTGCGTCCATCTAGAGAAATGTGGAGATCGTCATCTAAAACTGTGCCTGGAAGAACGGGACTGGATCCCTGGATGTCCCCTGATTGACAATCTCAGCCAGAGCATCCACAGAAGCAAGAGAACTGTGTTCATTCTCACCAACAAATATATTAAAAGCGGCAACTTCAAGAACGCTTTCTACATTGCACACCAAAGGTTAATGGATGAGAAAAATGATGTTATTGTATTAATACTCCTGGAAAAAGTGCCTTGCAACTCAAAGTATCTGAAACTGCGGAAGAAGCTCTATAAGAGGTCTGTTCTAGAGTGGCCAGCAAACCCTCAAGCCCAGCCATACTTTTGGTTTAGCTTAAGAAGCGTACTAGCAACCGAAGGCCACAAACAATACAACAATCTATTTAAAGAGACACTTTAA